The following are encoded together in the Scytonema millei VB511283 genome:
- a CDS encoding class I SAM-dependent methyltransferase: MTIANNSAYYEIDPLSAFSERGVDYAKYRPTYPPNVIDTILKELGEPSQLAAADVGAGTGIASRLLAERGIHVWAIEPNTSMRSAAQNHPLVKFCDASAEHTHLPTASVDLITSFQAFHWFNPQPTLAEFHRILKPSGRLAIAWNQRAADDEFSVEFDRLVKASMSELPTTKPQNSVARVLMSSPKFGRVRRHTFTYKHELDLVGTIGYALSKSFVPQEGAAHRQLLMDLQELHARWADERGMVSFVYHTTLYLAQPQHGLNKLRRLFSNWLIAGSRE; encoded by the coding sequence ATGACGATCGCAAATAATTCAGCATATTACGAGATCGATCCACTCAGCGCATTTTCCGAGCGCGGAGTAGATTATGCCAAATATCGACCGACTTACCCACCCAACGTCATCGATACTATTTTGAAAGAACTGGGCGAACCATCGCAGCTAGCAGCAGCAGATGTGGGAGCTGGCACGGGTATAGCCTCGCGGTTGCTAGCAGAGCGCGGTATCCACGTCTGGGCGATCGAGCCGAATACTTCAATGCGCAGCGCCGCCCAAAATCATCCCTTAGTAAAATTCTGCGATGCTAGTGCCGAACACACTCATCTCCCAACCGCATCTGTCGATCTGATTACATCCTTTCAAGCTTTTCACTGGTTTAATCCTCAGCCAACCCTAGCAGAGTTTCACCGCATTCTCAAACCATCTGGACGGCTGGCGATCGCTTGGAATCAACGAGCAGCGGATGACGAATTTTCTGTAGAATTCGATCGCCTCGTGAAAGCATCGATGAGCGAGCTACCAACGACCAAGCCGCAAAACTCAGTCGCTCGGGTCTTGATGTCGAGTCCAAAATTCGGGCGTGTCCGTCGCCATACTTTTACTTACAAGCACGAGTTGGATTTGGTGGGAACAATCGGTTACGCGCTCAGTAAATCATTTGTCCCTCAAGAGGGAGCAGCGCATCGGCAACTGCTTATGGATTTACAAGAATTGCACGCTCGTTGGGCAGACGAACGCGGCATGGTTAGCTTTGTCTACCATACAACCCTTTATCTGGCTCAGCCTCAGCATGGTTTGAATAAACTACGTAGGCTTTTTTCTAATTGGCTGATAGCAGGGAGCAGGGAGTAG